The Osmia bicornis bicornis chromosome 16, iOsmBic2.1, whole genome shotgun sequence genome includes the window CCAGGAATCCCTGTTGGTACCTGCTCAGGTAGAGGATGCAGGAACAGATTCACCTTTCCCGATACGCTGCTCGCCACCTGCGCATCTTATGGAACATCTATTGTTCAGCTGGAAGTTTTGTTCTTCTTTCTTCCACGAAACGACACTGCAGCTGCGCTAGGGTGTCGAAATCCGAGAACGTCTCTCGAATGACCTGCAAATAATTTCTTGTTACAATCTCTGAACTTTGAAACATGGAAAACAAAAACATGTGTACGATTTTTACGAAACAAGAGGCCGTGATATTGTTCTGAATAAAGGACTGTTTATTCAGCTGAAGCACGAACAGCGGTATTACCATCTGAAACACGACCTTTATTAAATATCACGATAAACTGTTTTCATTCGAGTTCATTGCCTCCTTGCCCACGTTTACTTGTTTCTATTGTTATGATGGTTTGTTTCAAACGACTCTTGTACCCTGTTCACTTGATAGCTTCTCTAAAtctattaagaaaataaattactgTTAGCCTGATAAAAGGTGAATAATGATTTCAGAAtcagaaatcaatttttctaatatctatttaatttattaaactaATTTTCACCTGGTATCCatgttgaattattattaatgtcttctatttttaatagaattatcCTTGCTCTATGTGCTCCCAAGGCAGCCCACGATTTCAGAGACATTTGCTTTCATTTcaaatcaatttttctacctaatttctgtttaatttattACACTAATTTTCACCTGGTATCCATGTTGAATTATTATCAATGTCTTCTATTTTTAATGGAATTATCCTTGCTCTATGTGCTCCCAAGGCAGCCCACGATTTCAGAGACATTTGCTTTCATTTcaaatcaatttttctacctaatttctgtttaatttattACACTAATTTTCACCTGGTATCCATGTTGAATTATTATCAATGTCTTCTATTTTTAATGGAATTATCCTTGCTCTATATGCTCCCATGGCGGCCCACGATTTCAGAGACAAGCCAATTTGCTTTCATTTCCTTTCAGTTTCGTTCAAGTTTCACTAATTTGGACAGAAGTGGACATCCGCCGGCTGGGATCTGCTTCCAACGTACCGCTGCGCTGGTCTGAAATACAAAAGTAAAAaacaaatgaagaaaataatgctCCGTTATGAAGTATCAATTAGAAATCCATACTGCATCCGTAAGGCTGTCGCGTGCGATGGACAAGGGACATCTAAACCGCAGCTTTCTCTCGGATACAATGATTTTCCTCGTACAACCTGTCGCTTTTCGAAATCACGTGAATTCCTAACGATCTGTAACTTTCTCTACGAATTACAAAACTGTGATATAAAACTACGAAACAGTTGAGACGTGTGACGAAGAGCAATCATAAAGGAGGTGATTCTTAAAGCAAagttgaatttaaaattgaatcaCCTCCTCCACTATGCAGCGACAATAATGACCCGGTAATTTtgttacataaataaatacaataagaTTATGTGGAGGGATTCTTAAAGCAAagttgaatttaaaataaaaaatctactTCATCGAATATTAAATCACCTCCTCCACTATGCAGCGACAATAATGACCCGGTAATTTTGTTACATAAATACAATAAGATTATGTGGAAAGAATAGCCCGGTTTACTCGCGTGCTAACGCGACAATCCTTGACCGACCGTTTTACAAATCAAATAAACCCTCGTTCATGATACATTCGGATAAGTAGACCGCTATATATTACAATTAAACGCTGGGTATTCTGTAACAGAGGCACGCGTAATCGTCGCTCGCTTCTCGCAGTGGTACACCGACGATCGTGTCATGGTGGCAATGATCTTGCCAAGGCTGCAAGATCAAGCACGACGATACACGATCATCAGGGCTGATTATGAAAGATAGGACGCGTTACATCATCGCAAAAGTAAGATTTTGATTATACAACAAGTTGCATCATTGAtagcttcattttaaaaaacaagAGTCACCCTAAAAACACATGGTTTTTGCCCATTTATTTGCctattgaaaaaatgaaagagaccTTTTTGGTGCAGAATTTTAAGACAAACAACTTTTGTCTGAAACATTCTTTCCTATCTGCATTTGTTTTTgagaaattcaataaaaacTGTTTTGAGGGtagttttaaatattaaacaggGATGGAGGATATTAAAATcccttttattattttatggaAGTATTGACCTTTTTTGGGGGGTATACAGTGCTTGGACAATATTGAGAATAGTGAGAATTTAGTCACTTTGACCAAAACTACCCCTATGCTGAACTTAAATTGTTTTCTGagattaaatagaattaattGGCACATAGTTTGATTTGAAATTCTAATGGGAAAAAATGGGTGAAATTTAAGGTGACTCTTCTATTAAATTAACGTGTATCAGATTGATCCTTGGAAATATAGATCAGTTCATTAATCTCCTTATGCAATTGTTTACATGTCCGATCACAGCAGGGCTTCTATTGTGTCGTAATGGTGAACTCTTCGCTGCATACAGCGATCtgaaatttgaagaaatagAGCAGTGAGAAACTGAAAGCAAGGTGTTTCGTAGCAACTAGGCTGCCggctcttttttctttattttaattagtatcATACTTGATATCAGCTTTTTTTCATGCGTTATCCTAGACCTCGATAAACGCACAATAAACGCAGGTCTCCGGTTTATCCACGGTTGATTTGCATATACCTTTCGATTGCCTCTTACTTTTCAAAGATAATGTTATTTGCTCGTCGATtccataaataattttaaaattatttaaatataataattatttaatatttaatatttaaatcattttaaaatatttaaatagtcatttattatttattatttttaaataatcttttaaacaatcaaaattatttatggaATCAACGAGCAAATAACATTATCTTTGAAAAGTAAGAGgcaatattaaataattattcaaaaattataggggtaattatttaaaaataataataaatgacaaatggtaataaaaataataaatggttatttcaatattttaaaattatttaaattattattatttttattatcatttgtcatatattaattttaaataatttcatttaataatttaatatttaaataattatttaaaaataacaataaatgataaatgacaataaaaataataaatgattatttcaatatttcaaaattatttaaattattattatttttattatcaattgtcatttattatttttaaataattacccctataatttcatttaataatttaatatttaaataattatttaaaagtaataataaaaataataaatgattatttaaattattattatttttattatcaattgtcatttattatttttaaataattacccctataattttatttaataatttaatatttaaataattatttaaaaataataaatgattatttaaaaataaataatcctTCGATCCTTAAAAGATAAGAAGCACCTTCTTCGCAATAAGATTGGCTGGTGAGGTTGAAAGCTTCTTCAGTGATACCTAGTCAGCTATCAGAACCCTTTTCTATCATGTAATGAAGCGGTTTCGCAGCGACGTGCCAAGGGAACGGATGCTGACGTCATTGTATCGCTTCACCAGGAGGTCTGGTACACACGTGTGCGCACGTACAGCCACAGAGGGAGAAAATAGCGCGCCGGCACGTATGCGCGTACATCTAACCGTAAATATATTCCGTTTAAGCCTGATGGCTAGATTGTCCGTAGTTGACGGTTAGTCTCCAGCTCTCGTATCAGGCCAGTTAGCTCGAGTTACCCGCGTAGCACGGCTCGTGGAGCTGTAATCGGACCCGTCTACGTCGTCTACCGACTGATTGCCAATTCAACGCCCCCGCTAGACGCTGTTCGCCCCTTCGTAGGTAGATGGATCTTCTTCGGGGGTAACAGAAGCCGCAAGAAAGTGAGCCCATCCTCCTCTCGATCCGCTGGGAGGTTTCGAAAGTGTCTGAACTATGAGGAGGGTAGATTAAGGCACTACCATCGATGCTGCAGCTTATTGTCCGCTTCTTCAGGTCCTATGGATGTGTACGTCGAATGAAGAACTTCTACTGCAACGCCAACAATTGCTTGGAAATAAAGCCGCAGCTAATATTTGAACATGCTTCCTTAAATCTCTGCATTCATCCGCGCGAAATCGGAAATAGATACGGTCGCGCCTGCGCCCCTGATTCGCCCACTTTTGCAGCTTTAACGACAGACCTGGACAGGGCCGCCCCGAGATTTCGGGGGTCTGGAAAAGGACCCCAAAAATAgctcaaatgaaatttataaaattaaaagcttgtataactaatttagattaatattcaagtaaaaattactcttcttgcattcttagatGCAAAATTgtcttatgggggccctaggcggccgcctagtCTGCCCAGgctcagggccggccctggacCTACATTTAATAAACGTTTGCCTAATGAGCACTGTGCAAACTTCCCTGATCTTAAAATAATTAGTCTTCCACCGCCATTTTGGAAAATGCACCTGTGAAACCATTTAACattgtttaatataaaattactttGTGAAAAGAAATACAGATCAGGAAGAGAAGCAAGAAAGGCATAAAATTCATataattcttcattttcagGAAATAACTTCTCTTGCTCTTTAGCAGTCCCTTTTCCAGTTACTGtcctttgtttctttttgACATTCCATTTTCACAGAAAGAATTAACTTCTTCGCAGTTCTCTTGACCGCGGATCGAAATGGATTTAAAACAGAGGGCGGACCAATGGGAAGGTGAGCGACGTGCCCATGCGCGCTCCGATAACCTACTCCTGTCATAAGGTGCGCGACTTACCTGTGGTAGTCGGTGAAAAATGTTCTAACAAGGCTGTTGTTTCGTTCGATTTTCATCGCGAGTGAAATTTGTTGAGTCTAATCACGGACTTCAACGATATAAGGGTAAAAAGCGAGGGTGAGCTTTCAGAAAATGACAACAACAGGCTGTCAAATTGACCCACAACTGTCATTCTATAGCACAACTTCGTTGTTATTACcgtgaatttaaaaaatcaaacaaTTCAAGAACATTAAACAATTGAAGAAATGAGAAATAAAGTAATcttgaattattttcaagaaaagGATTGTTTATCAGCCTTCTCCCCATAAACGTGTACTGTTATTCATGTATCTAAAACAGCAAgcatgaaataaaaattaaaatttaaagaaacatttttgttGGAAAGATAAGAGCAGCATGTGTATTAGATACTAACCTGCGGCGATAACGAAGGGGCGCAACGAAATTCAATACTTTTCAACCAGCGTGCCAAATCGTATCCGCATAactgaaaaatatgaaaaatgttaatatcTAACAATAAATTGAATGATAATTGTCGATACTGTGTCTACATTCCTTTAATATACTAATATAAAGAGCTCCATATAATTAACGCTATTGAACGTCTTTAATGTCCATCAgtcagaaattaaaaaagtaaacaaaaaaagaagaaaatacctaagaataatatatatttaattgaaagagATGTCAAAAAATAGACAAGCGCCTGCGCCCATCGACATATTCCTGTTCGAGCCGGTGTTGAGAAGTCGGACGGGCGTAAAAAATTCTCTCCACGACGTCGTTCGCATAATCCCTGTGTTCCTCGATCGCTCGGAGACCGTGACGGAAGGATTATGTGACTGGGCCGTTGAAAAAGGAGGATGCAGTTTGGAGAAGCATCGTTGAACCGGATTTATTCTGGTTGCTTGACTCGGTGTTATCGTCGCCAACGACGTCCTCGTCGGCGTCATCGAGGTCGCGACATTCGAATTGGAAGGATCTGGCACGGTCCAGGATCGGCCAGAGAATGTTGGCGGAAATGGTTCGGCTGTCTTACCAGCATCGAGCGTTTTACTGCTACGTGATTCTAAGCGTATGGATCTTCCTCCTCGTTGCTGGTAATCCGGACACTGATGTTGCGACTTTTCGTCCTTTCCAATATTTCACCCTTTCTCCTGCAACCATTTATGTTTAATTTAGCGCTATTTATTTATGATTTCTTATTGCAACTGTAAGCACTCATTGTTTCTTGATTTTGTACTTCAGCTATTTAATAGTGCAATAATATTATACTAAGTAATTAAGCTTTTGTAATGAGATATGCTATGATGTTTCTTAATTGAAAACAGTTTGATTAGCTTGCGCATTATTGGCTTCGTTGCATACCTGTAAGCTATGTATTTAAACCCTTTAATATACACACGCATGCACAGATCACTTTTATCCTGCACTTCTGTTAcctgaaaattaaacaaatatacagtaaaatgatttttttaactCCTAGGTATGTACAAATACATTGGCATAGATGAAAAAAGTTCAGTACAAACAAGAGTTCTGGGGAATGATATATCCATCAGGGAATTTCCTAGAAACTTGAAAGCTGATGTAAAAACGAAAAAGATATTTCGGTTTTGTAATCCTCCCAATGATATTGCAGCAGAAACTGAAGGTACTGCAAGCATgatatttctaataaatatATCTCTGTAGAGTTATACAATAATTATGTTTTCCTGTGTTCAGGAAAATTGGATGGGAATCTGACGTTAGGAGGTATTTTAGTATTCATTCGACATGGAGATAGAGGGCCATTAGCTCACATACGAAACATAAGCATAGTTAATTGTGGCGGAGAGTTGAATGGTATACCTGAGTTAGAGAACTTGTACCagaattatgtaaattttctacaaaacGTCTCCAGTTATTCCAGAACAGCATGGGCACAATTCCTGGGACCGTTCCATGGTTTTCCTATGCTGCCAGCCAACTCTAAAGACTGTAGAATTGGTCAGTTAACGACACTTGGTATCGGGCAACTCTTAAAAACAGGAATCATACTTAAAAATGCGTACTACCATAAGCTTAATCTTGGGAACGGCACCATATCCAGCAAAGACATCGTTGTGTATAGCACTAGATATAGAAGAACGGTTCAGAGCGCAGTTGCACTATTGTACGCCCTGTTAGAGACCGATGGCTTTCAGAACCTAGCTAAAGTTACTATGCAAGAAAGCCAGAGTTACGCGTTTTGTAACACGGACTGCGCGTGTCCTGTTGCtgagaaatttttcaaacaacaTTTGAAGGTAATTACTCCACTGTCTTTTCGACAACTCAATTTCTAATTctctccaatgccacgcataCTTTTACAGGAAATGTCGGACCACTTGAAATCTCATCCAGCAGTGGCAGACCTGATAAGGCAGGCTTCCAGTGCAGTCTTCGAAATCCCTGATCAGGCACAGATGACGGATCCCCATACCCTGAAAGATGCATTGTTAACGTACATCTGTCATGGTGCTTCTCTACCATGCATGGACTTTGAAACGCAACGCGTTTGCGTGAAAACGGAACACGTTACAGGCCTGTTCGCGTATACGGAATGGGAGTCTAAACAAATTGCAAAGAGCAGCAATCGCAGGAAATACGGATTGTTAAGGGCGTACGGACTTCTTAGGAGTATCGTTTCTTACATGCTACGCATTATATCGGAGGCGAAACCTAAGATCGTTTTGTACTCTGGTCATGACAAGACTTTGGAATACCTTGCGACCGCTCTTGGAATCTTCTCCGACAAGTTGACCATGCCACATTACGCTTCCCGCTTCGTGATCGAGGTTTATCGAATTAATCCGAAGAACGAGAACCACGTAGCTAGTGACTTTTATTTCCGCGTCATCATAAACGGGAAGGATTTCACCCAAAAGATACCTTTTTGCCGAAACGCAAATTTTTACACTGTCAGTTATTTCGAACGCAACGATGCCGAGAAAACGCGCCGAGATTCAAAATTGTGCCCGATCGAAACGATTATCAGGCAACTTCACGACGATTACTTCGGACCGTTCAATGCAACTAACTTCAAGGATGCGTGCACCAATCACAAGCGCGggtaatttgaattttctccATTTTACTTCTCTGTGAAGAACAATCATAAATGGAAAATATTCTCCAAAGatcttcaaattttaaatcgaCACGGGGTGCAAATTCGAACCTCtagtaatattataatattttacaaagaaagTATTACAAACTCCTGTAACTTTGCTACAAAAAAACAAAAGTTGAAACATGTAAGATATGCACTGTTCAAAGTATGTctttataacaaaaaagaaagccTTACATTCTTAGATTACATTGAACAAACTCGGATGTAGCTTTAGATATATCGAAGATATACAGGATGTCTGATAACTCCTGTAATACCCGGAAATTAGGggttgctggggtgattctgaacaactttttcctttaccaaaatgttggttaaagcttcgtttttgaattattaacgaaaaacactggccaatccgagcgcgcgggctcaggaACGGCAGCCTCGACtcctgagcccgcgcgctatGCGCGCTCtcattggccagtgtttttcgttaataattcaaaaacgaagcttcaaccaacattctggtaaagaaaaaagttgttcagaatcaccccagcaaccCCCTATTTCCAGGTATTACGCGAATTCTGAGACAACCTATATAAAACTAAATAATCGCTATATATTTTATCACATATCTCACtgtacatatgtaaataaCATCTATGAGAAGTTGCATTTGGTCTCTTCGGACACCATTGCAACAACACATTGTGATTAGATACTGTTGAAGAAACGTATAGAACTCTATGTAATTTCCTATATTCGCAACTGTTAATTAGTGTTACTTCTTGTTCGTTTATGTAACACTATCATGATGAAAAACCTTCTTTGCAGTTGTAAAATTAGTTCTGATTTTATTACAATGGACCAGAATCCTCGTATCATATTTAAGTGCTGTTAAAACATGTATATGTAtctattaaaaacaatttgcaCGTTTCAGATAGTATTACAAACCGTACAAAACGCGACTGTATTTATTAAAGAATATAAAGAGGCAACATTATAGATacattttgttaaaatatatatatatatataaatatatcaataatatataaatgtgTAAAAAATCACTGCCTTTCAAATCCTATCAACTCATtgattttatagaaattcatTCAGATGTTTTATTCACAATATAAAAACGTACAGAtcatcaataaataaatactaaaCACTTATTATAATGTAGAAGGCACAAGATTTGTATCCTTAATTAATAGTATCCTTACATGTACTCTATAATAACTTTGGTAAAACATGATAATATCAGCACGTACATTTAACACTACCACGTTCTTAGAAACCAACTTATTTACGGTAGTAGTAAAGTCAATAGCACACGGTGTTGCGGTAAACGATGCAAGGACTTAACGCGTCTTCAACAACTGGTAGTTTCTATGCTACAGTTCTATTTACAATCggtaaagaaaaatacagTATTCAATTATCAACAACGTTTCTCGTCAGAATGCCCAGTTTTCAATCGTTTCCATTTGCATTCAGCCAAATGGAAACAGCAATCCCAATGCAAACCATGAGCTAGTGGTTGCATATTAAAAAACAACGTGACATTGCCATCACAGTAACAGAGTACGAATCATGCCTTAACATTTACAAGACTTAGACGTTTCTAATACTATTCGGGAATAATCGGACGACTTCCAGACTCTGCCATCGCTAAACCTAATGTCTGTTGAATATTCTTCAGTCGTTGATAATACTGTTCAAGCGCAAGTCCATCGAAACCACCCTCACCActgaaaatcaaaaattcattgttgaaatacataaatttatttgaaggTGCATTGTTAATTAATCTACTCACTTTGTAGTACGCCTTTCTCTAACAGGAGGTGAATGATTCATAGCAACTTTTGGCACCTGTGCAAACGCCTGGTCAGCATTCCACAGCAATGTCTTCACTCCTATCCGTTTCCCACTGCTCCATCTTAAAATCAACCACTTCATTCTGTGTATGCTAATGAGGACTAGCACGGCGCTCTTGAAGCGTATTTTCGGCGATTTTCTACTGTGACCCATGGTAGTGTAAATTCGTTGTTCCTTGGTCAATTGAGCAAGAACGCTTAACGTGTTCTCCTCTGACAATTGGTAACCGCTGATTATGGTCAATAAGTAACGTTTTTGATACGTTAAAGCCTTGCGTCTGCTGTCCGCTCGCAGGTATTTTCCATAGAAGTGTTGCAACTGTGGAAcgcaattattattatgtaaaattaatcaataatgtttttattgggGACGCGATTCTAAAgcaaaaatttgtaaaacgaATGATAAAGTGGCTTTATTAGGTGCATCTGGCCCATTTACAATATTAATCATagttcgtctagtgaaaaacactgactttggagtccaagtttaaccacagcaaatatcataaatctaattatttaataaaagcgttaaaataattaacatcatcATCTGATAAAACCTTTAGAATTTCAATCATttgtttgaaattacaaaatacactaGACGAACTGTACCTAGGGCTGAAGTAACAAGCCCTGTGATTGGCGGAGTTAGATAAGCGCAGCTATCTGATTGGTCAAGTGTTTAACCGACAGGACTGTTATCGTAAAtaaggaaaaaaatatttccttacttaataaagaaa containing:
- the LOC114877975 gene encoding 2-phosphoxylose phosphatase 1 isoform X1, whose translation is MLAEMVRLSYQHRAFYCYVILSVWIFLLVAGMYKYIGIDEKSSVQTRVLGNDISIREFPRNLKADVKTKKIFRFCNPPNDIAAETEGKLDGNLTLGGILVFIRHGDRGPLAHIRNISIVNCGGELNGIPELENLYQNYVNFLQNVSSYSRTAWAQFLGPFHGFPMLPANSKDCRIGQLTTLGIGQLLKTGIILKNAYYHKLNLGNGTISSKDIVVYSTRYRRTVQSAVALLYALLETDGFQNLAKVTMQESQSYAFCNTDCACPVAEKFFKQHLKEMSDHLKSHPAVADLIRQASSAVFEIPDQAQMTDPHTLKDALLTYICHGASLPCMDFETQRVCVKTEHVTGLFAYTEWESKQIAKSSNRRKYGLLRAYGLLRSIVSYMLRIISEAKPKIVLYSGHDKTLEYLATALGIFSDKLTMPHYASRFVIEVYRINPKNENHVASDFYFRVIINGKDFTQKIPFCRNANFYTVSYFERNDAEKTRRDSKLCPIETIIRQLHDDYFGPFNATNFKDACTNHKRG
- the LOC114877975 gene encoding 2-phosphoxylose phosphatase 1 isoform X2 — its product is MYKYIGIDEKSSVQTRVLGNDISIREFPRNLKADVKTKKIFRFCNPPNDIAAETEGKLDGNLTLGGILVFIRHGDRGPLAHIRNISIVNCGGELNGIPELENLYQNYVNFLQNVSSYSRTAWAQFLGPFHGFPMLPANSKDCRIGQLTTLGIGQLLKTGIILKNAYYHKLNLGNGTISSKDIVVYSTRYRRTVQSAVALLYALLETDGFQNLAKVTMQESQSYAFCNTDCACPVAEKFFKQHLKEMSDHLKSHPAVADLIRQASSAVFEIPDQAQMTDPHTLKDALLTYICHGASLPCMDFETQRVCVKTEHVTGLFAYTEWESKQIAKSSNRRKYGLLRAYGLLRSIVSYMLRIISEAKPKIVLYSGHDKTLEYLATALGIFSDKLTMPHYASRFVIEVYRINPKNENHVASDFYFRVIINGKDFTQKIPFCRNANFYTVSYFERNDAEKTRRDSKLCPIETIIRQLHDDYFGPFNATNFKDACTNHKRG